Proteins from a genomic interval of Methanobacterium sp.:
- a CDS encoding MBL fold metallo-hydrolase, with protein sequence MKREKFRIKKSNFNDWNEVFKNPGPIAVKSFITGHVILNKRGTLNPDHPNAGEIKDELLKVPILAHWIHHSVYGDYLVDAGLDSSYYEDPFGKMNGIFAGLFKSLKLFGDAYIQKRNQGILYHLQKNSVNLKGVFLSHLHSDHIAGIRDLPKNIFYVVGRGEEYVNHKPFFYGDYFKGIEVLYEIDFFEALNMPILGQCADIFGDSSFWAIPTPGHTRGHISFLINGKKGPFLLATDACFIKLGFEKCIGPRDYTDDVLMAQSSLNNLVKFKKVYPQVKVLCGHEI encoded by the coding sequence ATGAAAAGAGAAAAATTTAGAATTAAAAAGAGCAATTTTAATGACTGGAACGAAGTTTTTAAAAACCCAGGACCTATAGCTGTTAAAAGCTTTATTACAGGACATGTAATACTGAATAAACGGGGTACATTGAATCCAGATCATCCCAATGCTGGAGAAATTAAAGATGAGCTTCTAAAAGTCCCAATACTTGCCCATTGGATTCATCATTCTGTTTATGGGGATTATCTTGTTGATGCCGGGTTAGATAGCTCTTATTACGAAGATCCATTCGGAAAGATGAATGGTATCTTTGCAGGATTATTTAAAAGTTTGAAGCTTTTTGGCGATGCGTACATTCAAAAAAGAAATCAGGGCATTTTATATCACCTTCAAAAGAATTCTGTTAATTTAAAAGGTGTTTTCCTGTCCCATTTACATTCTGATCACATTGCAGGGATTCGTGACTTACCAAAAAATATTTTCTATGTTGTTGGAAGGGGAGAGGAATATGTTAACCATAAACCCTTCTTTTATGGAGATTATTTTAAAGGAATTGAAGTTCTATACGAAATAGACTTTTTTGAAGCTCTTAACATGCCAATTTTAGGGCAATGTGCCGATATTTTTGGTGACAGCTCATTTTGGGCCATACCAACGCCCGGACATACTAGAGGACATATATCCTTTTTAATTAATGGAAAAAAAGGTCCTTTCCTGCTTGCAACTGATGCCTGTTTTATAAAATTAGGATTTGAAAAATGTATAGGCCCCAGAGACTACACTGATGATGTTTTAATGGCACAATCATCATTAAATAATCTAGTTAAGTTCAAAAAAGTATATCCACAAGTTAAGGTACTTTGCGGGCATGAAATATAA